One genomic region from Fictibacillus marinisediminis encodes:
- a CDS encoding FAD-dependent oxidoreductase: MAMRWESAVVIGGGIAGLLAARVLSEFYSKVVIVEKDAFSDQPELRPGTPQAFHPHRITGRGKAVINRFFPDYEKDLEAHGAPSSLNKTVHQHNQYGTMVAQYPRNDIKFSRPVLEFVIRQRVRNITNVQFLQKHDVVHLLSSADHQTITGILGRDRVTNEEKEIHADFVIDTSGRSSRLPKWLEELGYEVPAPDRMTAVIGYSTRRYKLPSHLLHLTEKWDAIIIAGHPSTGTFHGVFSFLENNVAETLLYRPDGIYPPTEPEAYAKEIARLPSPLITEIISKLEPMTNPRSYRVPGLFRQHFEQMAHWPEGLLVIGDAFCNFDPIFGQGMTVSAMEAEVLHSLLREQQTDPKPLFEQNVLQKIQDVIAPAWWLNCTADLQWEGVEYEGSQPLKGIAFGQKFMDFYLKRATEEQDWKLYGMYWAVNTLSVPPQSILNPQTVTDVLSTSPEGRLWLDELLAEHKKPLEELLDEILPSFSGEVFQPIS; encoded by the coding sequence ATGGCGATGAGATGGGAATCTGCCGTTGTGATTGGCGGAGGCATTGCTGGCTTATTAGCTGCACGTGTACTTTCCGAGTTTTACAGCAAGGTGGTGATTGTTGAAAAAGATGCTTTTTCCGATCAGCCCGAACTTCGCCCAGGCACTCCGCAGGCCTTCCATCCCCACCGGATCACAGGGCGCGGAAAAGCTGTGATCAATCGCTTTTTTCCGGATTATGAAAAGGATTTAGAGGCTCATGGAGCGCCTTCCTCCCTAAACAAAACCGTTCATCAGCATAATCAATACGGCACAATGGTGGCCCAATATCCGCGGAATGACATTAAGTTCAGCAGGCCTGTCCTTGAATTTGTGATCCGTCAGCGGGTGAGGAACATAACTAATGTACAGTTTCTTCAGAAGCATGACGTTGTTCACTTGTTATCCTCGGCAGACCATCAGACCATAACTGGCATTCTTGGAAGAGACCGCGTAACGAATGAAGAAAAGGAAATCCATGCCGATTTTGTGATAGATACGAGCGGGCGTTCCTCCAGGCTTCCCAAATGGCTGGAGGAGCTTGGATACGAGGTACCTGCTCCTGATCGGATGACAGCGGTCATCGGATACAGCACCCGCAGATATAAGCTTCCTTCGCATTTACTTCATCTTACAGAAAAATGGGATGCAATTATCATTGCCGGACATCCATCTACAGGAACATTCCATGGCGTGTTTTCATTTCTTGAAAACAATGTGGCAGAAACATTGCTTTACCGTCCCGACGGAATCTACCCCCCAACTGAGCCTGAAGCATACGCAAAAGAGATCGCAAGGCTGCCAAGTCCCCTCATTACGGAAATCATCAGTAAACTTGAACCGATGACCAACCCAAGGAGCTACCGTGTACCAGGACTATTTCGCCAGCATTTCGAACAGATGGCGCATTGGCCAGAGGGATTGCTCGTTATAGGTGATGCCTTCTGTAACTTTGATCCGATTTTTGGCCAAGGCATGACCGTTTCCGCAATGGAAGCTGAGGTCCTGCATTCGCTGCTCCGAGAACAGCAAACAGATCCGAAACCTCTTTTTGAGCAGAACGTTCTTCAAAAAATCCAGGATGTAATTGCCCCTGCCTGGTGGCTGAATTGCACAGCTGATCTCCAATGGGAGGGTGTTGAGTATGAAGGTTCACAGCCGTTAAAAGGAATAGCGTTCGGACAAAAATTCATGGATTTCTATCTCAAACGTGCTACTGAAGAGCAGGATTGGAAGCTTTATGGGATGTATTGGGCCGTCAACACCTTGTCAGTTCCTCCACAGTCCATCCTAAATCCTCAAACCGTTACTGACGTTTTATCAACGTCCCCAGAAGGC
- a CDS encoding sugar-binding transcriptional regulator, producing the protein MEQEKLKKVIEAAKLYYLLDYNQNQIAAELGISRPTVSRLLQQAKTEGIVQIKIMDPTNGIEQLASELEEKFNLKKAIVASIPQYESTSIKKGLGEKAGEYLYEIVKDGDRIGVTWGTTLYNVACQLKQKFVKDVKVVQLKGGISHSETNTYHSEILDLFGKAFNTVPTHLPLPAIVDHVVVKQAMEADRHIKRILDMGKDANIALFTIGPVKSESLLFQLGYFSEEDLKHIHSKAVGDICSRFIDEEGEILNASLNERTLGIDLKDLKQKEHSILVAGGQQKIDGIYGALKGGYANVLVTDQFTARFLLDKEE; encoded by the coding sequence TTGGAACAAGAAAAGTTAAAGAAGGTCATTGAAGCGGCAAAGCTCTATTATTTGCTGGATTACAATCAGAACCAAATAGCGGCAGAATTGGGCATTTCGAGACCGACCGTTTCAAGACTGCTTCAGCAGGCTAAGACCGAAGGGATTGTGCAGATCAAAATCATGGATCCCACAAATGGGATTGAACAGCTGGCCAGTGAGCTTGAAGAAAAATTTAACCTTAAAAAAGCAATTGTCGCTTCCATTCCGCAATATGAGAGTACAAGCATAAAGAAGGGTCTCGGTGAGAAAGCGGGTGAGTATCTTTATGAAATCGTAAAAGATGGAGACAGGATTGGGGTTACGTGGGGAACCACTTTATATAACGTAGCCTGCCAGCTGAAGCAAAAGTTCGTCAAGGATGTTAAAGTCGTTCAGTTAAAAGGCGGCATCAGCCACTCCGAAACCAATACGTACCACTCGGAAATCCTCGATCTGTTCGGCAAAGCGTTCAACACCGTTCCAACTCATCTGCCGCTTCCAGCGATAGTTGACCACGTTGTCGTCAAGCAGGCGATGGAAGCCGATCGGCATATTAAACGAATTTTGGACATGGGGAAAGACGCGAATATCGCGCTGTTCACGATAGGACCTGTGAAGTCGGAATCCCTGTTATTCCAGCTTGGCTATTTTTCTGAAGAAGATCTGAAGCATATCCATTCAAAGGCTGTAGGTGACATTTGTTCCCGCTTTATTGATGAAGAGGGAGAAATTCTAAACGCCAGCCTCAATGAACGGACGCTTGGGATTGATTTAAAAGATTTGAAGCAGAAGGAACATTCCATCCTGGTGGCCGGCGGACAGCAAAAAATCGATGGCATTTATGGTGCGCTAAAAGGCGGATACGCGAATGTGCTCGTGACCGATCAGTTTACGGCCAGATTTTTGCTGGATAAAGAAGAGTAA
- the deoC gene encoding deoxyribose-phosphate aldolase — translation MSNTKLVQMIDHTLLKADATQEQIQVLAEEAKEHKFASVCVNPTWVKAAAEILKDTPEVKVCTVIGFPLGASTPEVKAFETTNAIENGADEVDMVINIGALKSKQFDVVENDIKAVVEAAKGKALTKVIIETSLLTDEEKVIACELSVKAGADYVKTSTGFSTGGATPEDVALMRKTVGPDVGVKASGGVRSLEDAENVVKAGATRIGASSGVAIAKGQTSNSSY, via the coding sequence ATGTCAAACACAAAATTGGTTCAAATGATCGATCATACATTATTAAAAGCTGATGCAACGCAAGAACAAATTCAAGTACTTGCTGAGGAAGCAAAAGAGCACAAATTTGCTTCGGTATGTGTGAATCCGACTTGGGTTAAAGCAGCTGCAGAAATTCTGAAAGATACTCCTGAAGTAAAGGTATGTACGGTTATTGGTTTCCCGCTTGGAGCATCTACTCCAGAAGTGAAAGCATTTGAAACAACAAATGCGATTGAAAACGGAGCAGACGAAGTAGATATGGTAATTAACATCGGCGCTCTTAAAAGCAAACAGTTTGACGTTGTAGAAAACGACATCAAAGCAGTTGTTGAAGCAGCTAAAGGAAAAGCACTAACAAAAGTAATCATCGAAACTTCTTTGCTTACTGACGAAGAAAAAGTAATCGCATGTGAGCTTTCCGTTAAAGCAGGTGCGGATTATGTAAAAACGTCCACAGGATTCTCTACAGGCGGAGCAACTCCGGAAGATGTGGCACTTATGAGAAAAACAGTTGGACCAGATGTAGGAGTTAAAGCATCCGGCGGCGTACGCAGCCTTGAAGATGCAGAGAACGTAGTAAAAGCAGGTGCGACTCGTATCGGCGCTAGCTCAGGTGTTGCTATCGCAAAAGGTCAGACGTCTAATAGCTCTTACTAA